One window from the genome of Silvimonas iriomotensis encodes:
- a CDS encoding AI-2E family transporter, with protein MTDTAQKKENRHTWIESAVATCAVVGLMLMSYQILAPFVAALIWAGILVYATWQPYMLMVRLCRGNRLLPAMVMLVIFTFVIVAPMLMAGVELSANVDEISVWLHEHIQAGLPTLPDWIVHIPWAGPHIDTFWHGIATGDPEVMARVKDWSKPLGVFLLKMGAAVGSGVLLLFLSLGFSFFFYISGHDLIHWLMTILRRIGGQRGQELMMIAGGTVRGVVYGFIGTALVQGALAWFGYLIAGVPNAAAFGLVSCFLSLMPGGPSLLGLPVAFWVYHEGSTGWAVFLAVWMVGVVSMADNVVKPLLIGKESNLPFVLILIGVVGGAMAWGVMGVFLGPTLLAVSYTLLHNWARFDAADAVGAPAGQPPEPPAEQAANAAIEDASPEVKLPAEHQQP; from the coding sequence ATGACCGATACGGCTCAAAAGAAAGAAAACCGTCACACCTGGATTGAATCTGCTGTCGCCACTTGCGCGGTGGTGGGCCTGATGCTGATGTCCTACCAGATCCTCGCGCCCTTTGTGGCGGCGCTGATCTGGGCCGGCATTCTGGTTTACGCCACCTGGCAGCCCTACATGCTGATGGTGCGCCTGTGTCGCGGCAATCGCCTGCTGCCGGCCATGGTCATGCTGGTGATCTTCACCTTCGTCATCGTCGCGCCCATGCTGATGGCGGGGGTTGAGCTCTCAGCCAACGTTGACGAGATCTCCGTCTGGCTGCATGAGCATATCCAGGCCGGTTTGCCGACCTTGCCAGACTGGATTGTCCACATTCCCTGGGCTGGCCCGCATATCGATACCTTCTGGCATGGCATCGCGACCGGAGACCCGGAGGTCATGGCGCGGGTCAAGGACTGGAGCAAACCGCTGGGCGTCTTCTTGCTGAAAATGGGCGCTGCGGTGGGCAGCGGCGTGCTGTTGCTGTTCCTGAGTCTTGGGTTCTCGTTTTTCTTTTATATCAGCGGCCACGACCTGATTCACTGGCTGATGACCATCCTGCGGCGCATTGGCGGCCAGCGCGGCCAGGAACTGATGATGATTGCCGGCGGCACAGTCCGCGGCGTGGTGTACGGTTTTATCGGAACCGCGCTGGTGCAGGGCGCACTGGCCTGGTTTGGTTATCTGATTGCTGGCGTGCCCAATGCGGCGGCGTTTGGTCTGGTGTCGTGCTTTTTGTCGTTGATGCCGGGCGGCCCGAGCCTGCTGGGTCTGCCGGTGGCGTTCTGGGTGTATCACGAAGGCAGCACGGGCTGGGCGGTGTTCCTGGCCGTGTGGATGGTGGGCGTGGTCAGCATGGCCGACAACGTGGTCAAACCACTCTTGATCGGCAAGGAAAGTAATCTGCCTTTTGTGCTGATCCTGATCGGCGTGGTCGGCGGCGCCATGGCCTGGGGGGTGATGGGCGTGTTCCTCGGCCCGACCTTGCTGGCCGTCAGCTATACCTTGCTGCATAACTGGGCGCGTTTTGATGCGGCCGATGCGGTCGGCGCCCCGGCCGGCCAGCCGCCGGAGCCGCCAGCGGAGCAGGCTGCCAACGCGGCCATTGAAGATGCCTCGCCTGAAGTAAAACTGCCGGCGGAGCATCAGCAACCCTGA
- the gcvA gene encoding transcriptional regulator GcvA — MDSPLKPPGRLPSLSALRAFEAAARLGNLARAADELFVTHGAVSHQIKTLEAQLGFRLFSRNGRGVVLTAPGQRLANILNGAFNDIAGEIAAIVQEQQRPRLVITCLPSFAAKWLTPRLGEFISKHPDVELWIRSTKTPENLVAEEIDLGIRVGEGKWPGVHLEHLMDDEFVVVASPNLPGGLPATPADLLNRVLLRSDTEPWERWFAAAGITGAPALGSMVFNDSALLVQAAAQGQGVGLARASLIQPELADGTLIPLFDLRVRMPGAYWIVTPDAPPWRPAVHTFVSWLKAKVAEG; from the coding sequence TTGGATTCACCATTAAAACCACCGGGCCGCTTGCCCTCACTCTCTGCCTTGCGGGCGTTTGAAGCCGCCGCCCGGCTGGGCAATCTGGCGCGCGCTGCAGACGAGTTGTTTGTGACGCATGGCGCAGTCAGTCATCAGATCAAAACGCTGGAAGCGCAACTGGGTTTCCGGCTGTTTTCCCGCAACGGGCGGGGCGTGGTGCTGACCGCGCCCGGCCAGCGACTGGCGAATATTCTCAACGGTGCGTTCAACGATATTGCCGGGGAAATCGCCGCGATCGTGCAGGAACAGCAACGCCCACGGTTGGTGATTACCTGCTTGCCCTCGTTTGCCGCCAAGTGGCTGACCCCGCGCCTGGGCGAGTTCATCAGCAAGCATCCTGATGTGGAGTTATGGATTCGTTCAACCAAAACGCCGGAAAACCTGGTGGCCGAAGAGATCGACCTGGGCATCCGCGTGGGAGAAGGCAAGTGGCCCGGCGTGCATCTGGAGCACTTGATGGATGATGAATTCGTGGTGGTCGCCAGCCCCAACCTGCCCGGCGGCCTGCCCGCCACCCCGGCCGACTTGCTCAACCGGGTGCTGCTGCGCTCGGACACCGAGCCGTGGGAACGCTGGTTTGCCGCAGCCGGCATTACCGGCGCGCCAGCGCTGGGCAGCATGGTGTTCAATGACTCTGCCCTGCTGGTGCAGGCCGCCGCACAAGGTCAGGGCGTCGGCCTGGCGCGGGCGTCGCTGATCCAGCCGGAACTGGCCGACGGCACGCTGATTCCGCTGTTTGATCTGCGTGTGCGCATGCCTGGGGCTTACTGGATTGTCACGCCGGACGCGCCGCCCTGGCGCCCGGCTGTGCATACCTTTGTCAGCTGGCTCAAGGCCAAGGTCGCTGAGGGCTAA
- a CDS encoding rhodanese-like domain-containing protein, giving the protein MDQQIAHYAQKLQYEIDAADLMHLRSTGRKVVVVDARTAEAFLHEHIPGAINLPHRLMSEVATADLPRDALYVTYCDGIGCNASTKGALNMARLGFEVRELIGGLDWFKRDGYATEGLAAVSASDVACAC; this is encoded by the coding sequence ATGGACCAGCAAATCGCGCATTACGCCCAAAAACTGCAGTACGAAATCGACGCCGCCGATCTGATGCACCTGCGCAGCACCGGTCGCAAAGTGGTGGTGGTTGATGCACGCACGGCAGAGGCTTTTTTGCATGAGCACATTCCTGGCGCCATCAATTTGCCGCATCGCCTGATGAGCGAGGTGGCCACCGCTGACCTGCCGCGGGACGCGCTCTATGTCACCTATTGTGATGGCATAGGCTGCAATGCCTCGACTAAGGGCGCGCTCAATATGGCCAGGCTGGGTTTTGAGGTACGTGAACTGATTGGCGGGCTGGACTGGTTCAAGCGTGACGGTTACGCCACGGAAGGGCTGGCCGCCGTATCAGCCAGCGACGTTGCCTGCGCCTGTTAA
- a CDS encoding valine--tRNA ligase, producing the protein MSTALEQLAKSFEPAAIEASWYPRWESANYFSPSMDVNAQSFCIQLPPPNVTGTLHMGHAFNQTIMDGLTRYHRMKGENTLWLPGTDHAGIATQIVVERQLDAQGISRHDMGRPAFIEKVWEWKQQSGDTITGQMRRMGASVDWSREYFTMDDKMSSVVTEVFVRLFEEGLIYRGKRLVNWDPVLGTAVSNLEVISEEEDGNLWHIRYPLIEADSKTGLTHLSVATTRPETMLGDVAVMVHPEDERYQHLIGKMVKLPLCDRELPIIADDYVDKEFGTGVVKVTPAHDFNDYAVGQRHNLPQISILTLDAKINDAAPAAYQGMERFAARKQIVADLDAQGFLVEVKKHKLMVPRGDRTGTVIEPMLTDQWFVAMSKPDAGGKSITQKALDVVDNGEVQFVPGDWVNTYQAWLKNIEDWCISRQLWWGHQIPAWYDADGKVYVARTEAEALAKSGGKPLTRDNDVLDTWFSSGLVPFSSLGWPNETAELKAFMPSSVLVTGYDIIFFWVARMIMFSTHLTGKVPFKQVYVHGLVRDGEGKKMSKSEGNVLDPVDLIDGIALEPLLEKRTTGLRRPEKAPQVAAKTEKEFPNGIPAYGVDALRFTFASLASLGRSINFDQKRCEGYRNFCNKLWNATRFVLMNVEGKDCGLEDNAELDFGFADRWIISKLQEAEKNVTLALDTLRFDLAAQAIYEFVWNEYCDWYIELAKVSVQHGNEAQQRATRRTLIRVLEVILRLAHPIMPFITEELWQTVAPLAGRKSTESIMIAAWPVADESKIDAAATAEVEELKALAFAARNLRGEMGLSPAQKAPLFLEGDASLAKFSPYLVPLCKLTEVNVVASLPEDDAPVAVAGTTRLMLKVEIDKAAETARLQKEIAKTAEGVERVKSKLEKPGYVDKAPAHLVEKDRAQIAELEGKLAQLTAQLAKLA; encoded by the coding sequence ATGAGCACTGCACTCGAACAACTGGCCAAGAGCTTTGAGCCGGCCGCCATTGAGGCCAGCTGGTACCCGCGCTGGGAATCCGCCAACTATTTTTCACCGAGCATGGACGTGAACGCGCAATCGTTCTGTATCCAGCTGCCGCCACCCAATGTGACGGGCACGCTGCATATGGGCCACGCGTTCAACCAGACCATCATGGATGGCCTGACCCGCTATCACCGCATGAAGGGTGAAAACACCCTGTGGCTGCCTGGCACCGACCACGCCGGCATCGCGACGCAGATTGTGGTGGAGCGTCAGCTCGATGCGCAAGGCATCTCGCGCCACGATATGGGCCGTCCGGCGTTTATCGAGAAAGTGTGGGAATGGAAGCAGCAATCGGGCGACACCATTACCGGCCAGATGCGCCGCATGGGCGCCTCGGTAGACTGGAGCCGCGAGTACTTCACCATGGACGACAAGATGTCCTCGGTGGTGACCGAAGTGTTCGTGCGCCTGTTTGAAGAAGGTTTGATCTACCGCGGCAAGCGCCTGGTGAACTGGGACCCGGTGCTGGGCACCGCCGTATCGAACCTGGAAGTCATCTCTGAAGAAGAAGATGGCAACCTGTGGCATATCCGCTATCCGCTGATTGAGGCCGACAGTAAAACCGGTCTGACGCATCTGTCCGTCGCCACCACCCGCCCGGAAACCATGCTGGGCGACGTGGCCGTCATGGTTCACCCGGAAGACGAGCGTTACCAGCATCTGATTGGCAAGATGGTCAAGCTGCCGCTGTGCGACCGTGAACTGCCGATCATTGCCGATGATTACGTCGACAAGGAATTCGGCACCGGCGTGGTCAAAGTGACCCCGGCGCATGACTTCAACGACTACGCCGTCGGCCAGCGCCATAACCTGCCGCAGATTTCCATCCTCACCCTGGATGCGAAAATCAACGATGCCGCACCGGCTGCCTATCAAGGCATGGAACGCTTTGCCGCCCGCAAGCAGATCGTGGCCGATCTGGATGCGCAAGGCTTCCTGGTTGAAGTGAAGAAACACAAGCTGATGGTGCCGCGCGGCGATCGTACCGGTACGGTCATCGAGCCCATGCTGACCGACCAGTGGTTTGTCGCCATGAGCAAGCCGGACGCCGGCGGCAAGAGCATCACGCAAAAGGCGCTGGATGTGGTCGACAACGGCGAAGTGCAGTTTGTGCCGGGCGACTGGGTCAACACCTATCAGGCATGGCTGAAGAACATTGAAGACTGGTGTATCAGCCGCCAGCTGTGGTGGGGCCATCAGATTCCGGCCTGGTACGATGCCGACGGCAAGGTTTACGTCGCCCGCACCGAAGCCGAAGCGCTGGCCAAATCCGGCGGCAAGCCGCTGACGCGCGACAACGACGTACTCGATACCTGGTTCAGTTCCGGCCTCGTGCCGTTCTCGTCCCTGGGCTGGCCGAACGAAACCGCCGAACTGAAGGCATTCATGCCCTCGTCCGTGCTGGTCACCGGCTACGACATCATCTTCTTCTGGGTTGCCCGGATGATCATGTTCAGCACTCACCTGACCGGCAAAGTGCCGTTCAAGCAGGTGTATGTGCATGGCCTGGTGCGCGACGGCGAAGGCAAGAAGATGTCCAAGTCCGAAGGCAACGTGCTCGATCCCGTGGACTTGATCGACGGCATTGCACTGGAACCGTTGCTGGAAAAACGCACCACCGGCCTGCGTCGTCCGGAAAAAGCCCCGCAAGTGGCAGCCAAGACCGAGAAAGAATTCCCCAACGGGATTCCGGCCTACGGTGTGGACGCGCTGCGCTTTACCTTTGCCAGCCTGGCCAGCCTGGGCCGCTCCATCAACTTTGACCAGAAGCGTTGCGAGGGTTATCGCAACTTCTGCAACAAGCTGTGGAACGCCACCCGCTTTGTGCTGATGAATGTCGAAGGCAAGGATTGCGGCCTGGAAGACAACGCCGAACTGGACTTTGGCTTTGCCGACCGCTGGATTATCAGCAAGCTGCAGGAAGCCGAGAAAAACGTCACGCTGGCCCTGGACACCCTGCGGTTTGACCTGGCCGCACAAGCGATCTACGAGTTTGTCTGGAACGAATACTGCGACTGGTACATTGAACTGGCCAAGGTATCGGTACAGCACGGCAACGAGGCCCAGCAACGCGCCACCCGCCGTACCCTGATCCGCGTGCTGGAAGTGATCCTGCGTCTGGCTCACCCGATCATGCCGTTCATTACCGAAGAACTGTGGCAAACCGTCGCCCCGCTGGCTGGCCGCAAGAGCACCGAATCGATCATGATCGCTGCCTGGCCAGTCGCTGACGAAAGCAAGATCGACGCAGCCGCGACTGCCGAAGTGGAAGAACTCAAGGCCCTGGCCTTTGCCGCGCGTAACCTGCGTGGCGAAATGGGTCTGTCTCCGGCCCAGAAAGCGCCGCTGTTCCTGGAAGGCGACGCCAGTCTGGCCAAGTTCAGCCCGTATCTGGTGCCGCTGTGCAAGCTGACCGAGGTCAACGTCGTCGCCAGCCTGCCAGAAGATGACGCACCGGTGGCCGTGGCCGGCACCACGCGCCTGATGCTCAAGGTCGAGATCGACAAGGCGGCGGAAACCGCACGCCTGCAAAAAGAGATCGCCAAAACGGCAGAAGGCGTAGAGCGCGTGAAGTCCAAGCTGGAAAAACCGGGCTATGTCGATAAGGCCCCGGCGCATCTGGTGGAGAAAGACCGCGCGCAGATCGCCGAGCTGGAAGGCAAGCTGGCGCAACTGACCGCGCAACTGGCCAAGCTGGCCTGA
- a CDS encoding DUF883 family protein, translating into MSVKANEEQLIDDLQTVLTDTESLLRDAVGESGDKARELRTRILENLQAAKAKLGETERLIAGKAKEAAKATDEYVHDHPWQSIGVAAGIGFLLGMLVSRR; encoded by the coding sequence ATGTCCGTGAAGGCCAATGAAGAACAACTGATTGATGATCTGCAAACCGTGCTGACCGATACCGAGAGCCTGCTGCGTGATGCAGTGGGTGAAAGCGGCGACAAGGCGCGTGAACTGCGCACCCGTATTCTGGAAAACCTGCAGGCAGCCAAAGCCAAGCTGGGCGAGACTGAACGTCTGATCGCCGGCAAAGCCAAAGAGGCAGCCAAGGCAACAGATGAATACGTGCATGATCACCCGTGGCAATCCATCGGCGTGGCTGCAGGCATCGGTTTCCTGCTGGGCATGCTGGTTTCGCGTCGTTAA
- a CDS encoding phage holin family protein — MSEEHESASPPHHGLAQRLASNLVGLAHNHLSLFGLELEEERERLLAVVILALVGAGVLWLGLGVLSVAVVWWVSEPYRWMALLIVALAYLLGGALCMWGAWRTILRAPRPFSATLEQLRKDREQLLP; from the coding sequence ATGAGCGAAGAACACGAATCCGCAAGCCCTCCGCATCATGGGCTGGCCCAGCGACTGGCATCCAACCTCGTCGGGCTGGCCCATAATCATTTGTCCTTGTTCGGGCTGGAGCTGGAAGAAGAACGCGAGCGTTTGCTGGCGGTCGTCATTCTGGCGCTGGTCGGGGCCGGGGTACTCTGGCTGGGGCTGGGCGTGCTGTCGGTGGCCGTGGTCTGGTGGGTCAGCGAGCCTTATCGCTGGATGGCGCTGTTGATTGTGGCGCTGGCTTACCTGCTGGGGGGCGCACTGTGCATGTGGGGCGCCTGGCGGACCATCTTGCGCGCGCCGCGACCTTTTTCAGCAACGCTGGAACAATTGCGTAAAGACCGGGAGCAGTTGCTGCCATGA
- a CDS encoding DNA polymerase III subunit chi, protein MAEVTFYFNVKNREQALAQLVGKAVAQQCAVSVLAASEAEVARLDRLLWDTPQTGFLPHCRASDEIAAQTPVVLDCRAQLLSPRQVLFNWTGEVISEVAGHDRIIEIVPQDEEQRLAARERWRGWQALGIKPVAIDMLELARQRSGGDTA, encoded by the coding sequence ATGGCCGAAGTCACTTTCTATTTCAATGTGAAAAACCGCGAGCAGGCGCTGGCCCAGCTCGTGGGCAAGGCCGTGGCGCAACAATGCGCTGTCTCGGTCCTCGCTGCCAGCGAGGCCGAGGTGGCGCGTCTGGATCGTTTGCTGTGGGACACCCCGCAGACCGGTTTTCTGCCGCACTGCCGCGCCAGCGATGAGATCGCGGCGCAAACGCCGGTGGTGCTCGATTGCCGCGCCCAATTGCTGTCACCCCGCCAGGTACTGTTCAACTGGACGGGTGAGGTGATCAGCGAGGTGGCCGGGCACGACCGGATTATCGAGATTGTCCCGCAGGACGAAGAACAACGACTGGCCGCCCGCGAACGCTGGCGCGGCTGGCAAGCACTGGGCATCAAGCCCGTGGCCATTGATATGCTGGAGCTGGCCCGCCAGCGCTCTGGCGGAGACACGGCGTGA
- a CDS encoding leucyl aminopeptidase translates to MEYNINLTPPEKDTAQTLLLPVTGKKLANGLNKLDSAAGGVLSALVAAGEVGEKPGSIASTHATIDGQLRRVILVQTGDNPDQAALRTAASAAAKAAVAGKGASAGNHLLLAVGKALDIQTAAAVIAQASVFEGYRFDEFKSKPEPVSALTGISIAVSKKGDLEDAQAGLNQGLAIGHGINFTRDLGNAPGNVCTPTYLAEQAVALGKAARIKVDVLEAADMEKLGMGSFLAVAKGSTQPPKLITLEYKGGKGKPVVLVGKGITFDSGGISLKPGEGMDEMKYDMCGAATVLGVFKALTALKLPINVVGVIATCENMPAGNAYKPGDVLTTMSGQTVEVLNTDAEGRLILCDALTYAARFEPETIIDIATLTGACVIALGHIATGLYANDEKLAEQLLGAAATTGDKAWRMPLWDDYQEQLKSNFADMANIGGRPGGSITAAVFLSRFVKDTNWAHMDIAGTAWKSGAAKGATGRPVPLLVEFLSQRAAKATKKK, encoded by the coding sequence ATGGAATATAACATTAATCTCACCCCCCCCGAAAAAGACACCGCCCAGACACTGCTTTTGCCGGTCACCGGCAAGAAGCTGGCGAACGGTCTGAACAAGCTCGACAGCGCCGCCGGCGGCGTGCTGTCGGCATTGGTTGCTGCGGGCGAGGTGGGCGAGAAACCGGGCAGTATTGCCAGCACCCACGCCACGATCGACGGCCAGTTGCGCCGCGTGATTCTGGTGCAGACCGGCGACAACCCGGATCAAGCCGCCCTGCGTACTGCCGCCAGCGCTGCCGCCAAGGCCGCAGTTGCGGGCAAGGGCGCCAGTGCCGGCAACCATTTGCTGCTGGCCGTGGGCAAAGCACTGGATATCCAGACTGCCGCAGCCGTGATCGCACAAGCGTCGGTTTTTGAAGGCTATCGTTTTGATGAGTTCAAATCCAAACCGGAACCTGTGAGCGCGCTCACCGGCATCTCCATCGCCGTCAGCAAGAAGGGCGATCTGGAAGACGCACAAGCCGGCCTGAACCAGGGTCTGGCCATTGGTCATGGCATCAACTTCACGCGTGATCTGGGCAATGCACCGGGCAACGTCTGCACCCCGACTTACCTGGCTGAACAAGCTGTCGCGCTGGGCAAGGCTGCCAGGATCAAGGTCGACGTGCTGGAAGCCGCCGACATGGAAAAGCTGGGCATGGGCTCGTTCCTGGCCGTGGCCAAGGGTTCTACCCAGCCGCCCAAGCTGATCACCCTGGAATACAAGGGTGGCAAGGGCAAGCCGGTTGTGCTGGTAGGCAAGGGCATCACCTTTGACTCCGGCGGTATCTCGCTCAAGCCGGGCGAAGGCATGGACGAAATGAAATACGACATGTGCGGTGCTGCCACCGTGCTGGGCGTATTCAAGGCCCTGACCGCGCTCAAGCTGCCGATCAATGTGGTGGGCGTGATCGCGACCTGCGAAAACATGCCGGCCGGTAACGCCTACAAGCCGGGCGACGTACTGACCACCATGTCGGGCCAGACTGTTGAAGTGCTGAACACCGATGCCGAAGGCCGTCTGATCCTGTGTGACGCCCTGACCTACGCGGCGCGTTTCGAGCCGGAAACCATCATTGATATCGCCACGCTGACCGGCGCCTGCGTGATTGCGCTGGGCCATATCGCGACCGGCCTGTACGCCAATGATGAAAAGCTGGCCGAGCAACTGCTGGGCGCCGCCGCGACGACCGGTGACAAAGCCTGGCGCATGCCGCTGTGGGATGACTACCAGGAACAGTTGAAGTCCAACTTTGCCGACATGGCCAACATTGGTGGCCGTCCGGGTGGTTCGATCACGGCTGCCGTGTTCCTGTCGCGCTTTGTGAAAGATACCAACTGGGCGCACATGGACATCGCCGGTACTGCATGGAAGTCTGGCGCGGCCAAGGGCGCGACCGGTCGTCCGGTGCCGTTGCTGGTGGAGTTCCTGAGCCAGCGCGCTGCCAAGGCCACCAAGAAGAAGTAA
- the lptF gene encoding LPS export ABC transporter permease LptF, with amino-acid sequence MLFRKTLIQEMTWVAMAVFAVLLLLVMTTQVVRLLGQAAIGALASSAVWAMMGFAAVRYLPILMSLMLFVSVLACMTRLWRENEMVIWFASGRSIRNFIAPVLEFSVPVVILIGVLSLVVSPWALKKGNEFREKSMSRQEVTQVAPGVFRESPSADRVYFVENFTNQTNAGNNVFVQMKKDKSISIIMAEKGGMFLDANGERWLWLGKGRSYQGEPGKIEYDSVTFDHAQLRIETSDRPATSPSTQATATLDLLGTDDAEKNAEIAWRLSLPVSALILTLAAIPLAFFNPRGGRALNLVVAVFLYFVYYSMVNIMQAWVADGKVPMWINMWPLHVFAAICVFGLYVWRSNSRSVS; translated from the coding sequence ATGCTCTTTCGCAAGACCCTGATTCAGGAAATGACGTGGGTAGCCATGGCAGTCTTTGCCGTGCTGCTGCTTCTTGTCATGACCACCCAGGTCGTGCGCTTGCTGGGCCAGGCCGCCATCGGCGCGCTGGCCTCTTCCGCCGTGTGGGCCATGATGGGCTTTGCGGCGGTGCGCTACCTGCCCATCTTGATGTCGTTGATGTTGTTTGTGTCCGTGCTGGCCTGTATGACGCGGCTGTGGCGCGAAAACGAGATGGTGATCTGGTTTGCCAGCGGCCGCTCTATCCGCAATTTCATCGCCCCGGTGCTGGAGTTCTCCGTCCCGGTGGTGATCCTCATTGGCGTGCTCTCGCTGGTGGTTTCGCCGTGGGCGCTGAAAAAAGGCAACGAATTCCGCGAGAAATCCATGTCGCGCCAGGAAGTCACCCAGGTGGCGCCAGGCGTGTTCCGTGAGTCTCCCTCGGCCGACCGTGTGTATTTTGTCGAGAACTTCACCAATCAGACCAACGCCGGTAACAACGTCTTTGTGCAGATGAAGAAAGACAAGAGCATCTCGATCATCATGGCCGAGAAGGGCGGGATGTTCCTGGATGCCAATGGCGAGCGCTGGCTGTGGCTGGGCAAGGGCCGCTCTTACCAGGGCGAGCCGGGCAAGATTGAATACGATTCGGTGACTTTCGATCACGCGCAACTGCGCATCGAGACGTCGGACCGTCCCGCTACCAGCCCCAGTACGCAAGCGACGGCCACGCTCGATTTGCTGGGCACCGATGACGCCGAGAAAAATGCTGAAATCGCCTGGCGTCTGTCTTTGCCGGTGTCGGCGCTGATCCTGACGCTGGCGGCCATTCCTCTGGCCTTCTTCAATCCGCGCGGCGGCCGGGCGCTGAACCTTGTGGTCGCAGTGTTCCTGTACTTTGTGTACTACAGCATGGTCAACATCATGCAGGCCTGGGTGGCCGACGGCAAAGTGCCGATGTGGATCAATATGTGGCCGTTGCACGTGTTTGCGGCGATCTGCGTGTTTGGCCTTTATGTCTGGCGTAGCAACAGCCGGAGCGTGTCATGA
- the lptG gene encoding LPS export ABC transporter permease LptG, with protein MTKILARYLFKQLTVFILFTLIGLLGLYNFFDLIGELGDLGKGGYSLTDALIYVFLQTPSNAYNLMPIAVLIGGIFALSTLAGNAELTVMRAAGVSVKRLLFWLLSIGVLYGSITLLLGEYVAPVAKQAANQHRLAATKAMLVGEFRSGVWVKDGHQIVNISEMLPDLTILGIRIYEFGDKMVLNRILDGTQGKYKGHGQWELESAAETKFAPDEAGVTMKRSATGVWDTSITPEMLAVLLVEPSQMSGRALYSYIDHLRRNNQKTSRYELALWGKLFYPLACLSMIVIALPFAQQQRRSGNVGARLFAGILVGLAFHFLNQVVVYLGELRGWPPALVVSIPTMFFLFIAIVMLWRQERR; from the coding sequence ATGACGAAAATCCTGGCGCGTTACCTGTTCAAGCAGTTGACGGTGTTTATCCTGTTCACGCTGATTGGTCTGTTGGGCCTGTACAACTTTTTTGACCTGATTGGCGAACTGGGCGATCTGGGCAAAGGCGGCTACAGCCTGACCGATGCGTTGATCTACGTGTTCCTGCAAACGCCATCCAACGCTTACAACCTGATGCCGATTGCCGTGCTGATCGGCGGCATCTTTGCATTGTCTACGCTGGCCGGTAATGCGGAACTGACGGTCATGCGGGCGGCTGGCGTGTCGGTCAAGCGCCTGTTGTTCTGGCTGCTCAGCATCGGCGTGTTGTATGGCTCGATCACCTTGCTGCTGGGCGAATACGTCGCCCCGGTCGCCAAGCAGGCGGCCAACCAGCACCGGCTGGCGGCGACCAAGGCCATGCTGGTCGGGGAGTTCCGTTCCGGCGTGTGGGTCAAGGATGGTCACCAGATCGTCAATATTTCTGAAATGCTGCCTGACCTGACCATTCTGGGTATCCGGATTTACGAATTCGGTGACAAGATGGTGCTCAACCGCATTCTGGATGGCACCCAGGGCAAGTACAAAGGCCATGGCCAGTGGGAACTGGAAAGCGCCGCCGAAACGAAATTTGCCCCCGATGAAGCCGGCGTCACCATGAAGCGCTCCGCCACTGGCGTGTGGGATACCTCCATCACGCCGGAAATGCTGGCCGTGTTGCTGGTCGAGCCCTCGCAGATGTCGGGCCGTGCGCTCTACAGCTACATTGATCACTTGCGCCGCAACAACCAGAAAACCTCGCGCTATGAACTGGCCCTGTGGGGCAAGCTGTTCTATCCGCTGGCCTGTTTGTCGATGATTGTCATTGCCTTGCCATTTGCGCAGCAGCAACGCCGCAGTGGCAACGTGGGTGCGCGTTTGTTTGCCGGTATTCTGGTCGGGCTGGCGTTCCACTTCCTGAACCAGGTGGTGGTCTACCTGGGCGAATTGCGCGGCTGGCCGCCGGCACTGGTGGTGTCGATTCCCACCATGTTTTTCCTCTTTATCGCGATTGTCATGTTGTGGCGACAAGAGCGGCGTTAA